Proteins from a genomic interval of Symmachiella macrocystis:
- a CDS encoding alpha/beta hydrolase: MQWPLRGSLSWFRINDKRGIAVQVIATIDWWTIGGYGLAVVLCAVVAVPILLGIFYTKEFQRLFESAPPLQAQLVDPAPDDDPVELTTSTGRRLVGSLFRHRGGERRGLIIFCHEFTGNRWLFQPYVDFIRDDGFDVFTFDFSNHGQSDAIDGYQPLQWVTEHEVADVDSAIEYVTSQQIASFEEIGLFGVSKGGGAAIVAAARNPRIQAVITDGAFPTHSIVTIYVERWVHLVVAFGGLLRMLPPWVHAGITRMELARIQRRRHCRYPHMEKSFRSLTRRPWFLIHGNRDNYVRTEVIEAIFNGNGQPEQFWKVNGAKHNQSIQVAQHEYHDKVRSFFLTHLNPSNM; encoded by the coding sequence GTGCAATGGCCACTCCGCGGCAGCCTCTCCTGGTTTCGGATCAATGACAAACGTGGGATAGCGGTGCAGGTAATCGCGACGATCGACTGGTGGACCATCGGGGGATACGGCTTGGCGGTCGTATTGTGCGCAGTCGTCGCCGTGCCGATTTTGCTTGGGATTTTTTATACCAAAGAATTCCAACGTCTGTTTGAAAGCGCGCCGCCGTTGCAGGCACAACTCGTCGACCCCGCTCCAGACGACGATCCCGTCGAGTTGACCACCTCAACTGGCCGCCGACTTGTGGGAAGTCTGTTTCGGCATCGCGGCGGTGAGCGCCGCGGGCTGATCATCTTTTGCCACGAATTCACCGGCAATCGCTGGCTATTTCAACCTTACGTGGACTTCATTCGCGATGACGGCTTCGACGTCTTTACGTTTGACTTCTCGAACCACGGACAAAGCGACGCGATCGATGGCTACCAGCCGTTGCAATGGGTCACCGAGCACGAAGTGGCCGATGTCGATTCCGCGATCGAATATGTGACGTCGCAGCAAATTGCTTCGTTCGAAGAAATTGGATTATTTGGAGTCTCCAAGGGTGGTGGGGCGGCAATTGTCGCAGCCGCGCGCAATCCACGAATTCAGGCAGTGATTACAGATGGCGCCTTTCCCACACATTCCATCGTCACCATTTATGTAGAGCGGTGGGTGCACTTGGTCGTCGCCTTTGGCGGATTGCTACGGATGCTCCCCCCATGGGTGCATGCGGGTATTACTCGCATGGAGTTGGCGCGCATCCAACGTCGCCGACATTGTCGCTATCCCCATATGGAGAAATCGTTTAGGTCGCTTACCCGGCGGCCGTGGTTCCTGATTCACGGTAATCGGGACAATTACGTTCGCACGGAGGTGATCGAGGCGATTTTCAATGGAAACGGCCAACCGGAGCAATTTTGGAAGGTCAATGGGGCAAAGCACAACCAGAG